One genomic segment of Bradyrhizobium diazoefficiens includes these proteins:
- a CDS encoding (2Fe-2S)-binding protein: MPTLTINGRSLSVDAANDTPLLWAIREQLQMTGTKFGCGAGLCGACTVHVNGEAVRSCQTMIGDVAGKKITTIEGLSAKGDHPLQKAWIAEQVPQCGYCQSGQIMQAASLLAKNSNPTKEEVVAHMDGNLCRCMTYSRIQKAIMRAASEMRTASATSTERRPT; this comes from the coding sequence ATGCCAACTCTCACCATCAACGGGCGGAGTCTGTCCGTGGATGCGGCGAACGACACGCCGCTCCTCTGGGCCATCCGCGAACAATTGCAGATGACCGGCACCAAGTTTGGCTGCGGTGCCGGGCTGTGCGGCGCCTGCACCGTGCACGTCAACGGCGAAGCCGTGCGCTCGTGCCAGACCATGATCGGCGATGTCGCCGGCAAGAAGATCACCACCATCGAAGGCCTTTCCGCCAAGGGCGATCACCCCCTGCAGAAGGCGTGGATCGCCGAGCAGGTGCCGCAATGCGGCTACTGCCAGTCCGGGCAGATCATGCAGGCGGCGTCGCTGCTGGCGAAGAATTCCAATCCGACCAAGGAAGAGGTCGTGGCGCATATGGACGGCAATCTCTGCCGCTGCATGACCTATTCGCGGATCCAGAAGGCGATCATGCGCGCGGCATCCGAGATGCGCACCGCCTCCGCCACCTCCACCGAACGGAGGCCCACATGA
- a CDS encoding alpha/beta fold hydrolase, whose product MPKIDRDGVGIYYEVHGDGPPLLLTHGYSSTSVMWHGQVDAFAKDHKLILWDMRGHGQSDYPDDPKAYSEALTVGDIAAILDAIGAERAIIGGLSLGGYMSLAFYRAHPTRTRALLIIDTGPGFKKDDAREAWNARALGTADKLDQEGLAVLQSATRERASASHRNAKGLALAARGMLTQRDARVIELLPDIKVPSLIVVGADDTPFLAASDYMAAKIPGAQKVVIPAAGHAVNIDQPKAFVDAVMPFLKNLPG is encoded by the coding sequence ATGCCGAAGATCGATCGGGACGGCGTCGGAATCTATTACGAAGTTCATGGCGACGGGCCGCCGCTGCTGCTGACCCACGGCTATTCCTCGACTTCGGTGATGTGGCATGGCCAGGTCGATGCATTCGCGAAAGACCACAAGCTGATCCTGTGGGACATGCGCGGCCACGGCCAGTCCGATTATCCGGACGATCCCAAGGCCTATAGCGAGGCGCTGACCGTCGGCGACATCGCGGCGATCCTCGACGCCATCGGCGCCGAGCGCGCCATCATCGGCGGGCTCTCGCTCGGTGGCTACATGTCGCTCGCGTTCTACCGCGCCCATCCAACACGCACACGAGCGTTGTTGATCATCGACACCGGACCGGGATTCAAGAAGGACGATGCGCGCGAGGCCTGGAACGCGCGGGCGCTCGGCACCGCCGACAAGCTCGATCAGGAAGGACTCGCCGTGCTGCAATCGGCGACGCGCGAGCGCGCCAGCGCCAGCCACCGCAACGCCAAAGGCCTCGCGCTCGCCGCGCGCGGCATGCTGACCCAGCGCGATGCCCGCGTGATCGAGCTGTTGCCCGACATCAAGGTGCCCAGCCTGATCGTGGTCGGCGCCGACGACACGCCGTTCCTCGCCGCGTCCGACTACATGGCCGCAAAAATCCCCGGCGCACAAAAGGTCGTGATCCCCGCGGCCGGCCACGCCGTCAACATCGATCAGCCCAAGGCTTTTGTTGACGCGGTGATGCCTTTCCTGAAGAACTTGCCGGGATAG
- a CDS encoding dienelactone hydrolase family protein, translating to MGQDIKLTASDNFRLGAYRADPAGAPKGAVVVIQEIFGVNHHIRSVCDRLASEGYVAIAPSIFDRTAPGFQSGYTPNEIAEARKFVASPDWEAMLRDTQAAIDAVRSVGPVGIIGFCLGGSIAFLAATRLSGLKAAIGYYGGAIVRFADETPKVPTQLHFGEKDAGIPLSDVETIKAKRPDVEVFVYPGAQHGFHCDERPSYDKASSEIAWPRSMAFFAKHLQT from the coding sequence GTGGGACAGGACATCAAGCTGACGGCCTCCGACAATTTCCGGCTCGGCGCCTATCGCGCCGATCCGGCCGGCGCACCGAAGGGCGCGGTGGTGGTGATCCAGGAGATCTTTGGGGTCAATCACCACATCCGCTCGGTGTGCGACCGGCTCGCCAGCGAGGGTTATGTTGCGATCGCGCCGTCGATCTTCGATCGGACCGCGCCGGGCTTCCAGTCGGGCTACACGCCGAACGAAATCGCCGAGGCGCGAAAATTCGTCGCCAGTCCCGACTGGGAGGCGATGCTGCGCGACACCCAGGCCGCGATCGATGCCGTAAGGAGTGTCGGGCCGGTCGGCATCATCGGCTTCTGCCTCGGCGGCAGCATCGCCTTTCTCGCGGCGACGCGGCTGTCGGGCCTCAAGGCCGCGATCGGCTATTACGGCGGCGCCATCGTCCGCTTTGCCGACGAGACACCGAAAGTGCCGACGCAGCTGCATTTCGGTGAGAAGGATGCCGGCATTCCCCTCAGCGACGTCGAGACCATCAAGGCGAAGCGGCCGGATGTCGAGGTGTTCGTCTATCCTGGCGCGCAGCACGGTTTTCATTGCGACGAGCGGCCGAGCTACGACAAGGCCAGCTCGGAGATTGCCTGGCCGCGCAGCATGGCATTTTTCGCCAAGCATCTGCAGACGTAG
- a CDS encoding polysaccharide biosynthesis/export family protein: MPVARAFRWSILAASLTASAALALGGCMQTTGPVAYVQPRADLDTMAYGQPYSAPQPVVVANSGGGAIAALSNSFAASPVPMPVGYAAPMAPVRYDASYHLDAGDKLRVVVYGQEGLTNSYAIDAGGSITMPLIGAVPARGRTTAGLAGEIAARLRNGYIREPSVAVEIDTYRPFFILGEVSAPGQYPYVPNMTVESAVAIAGGFSPRAKRDVVTVTHTDAGGAMRAVVPLGTPLAPGDTVFVGERWF; this comes from the coding sequence GTGCCGGTTGCACGCGCGTTTCGATGGTCGATCTTGGCAGCGTCCCTGACAGCGTCCGCCGCGCTGGCCCTGGGCGGCTGCATGCAGACCACAGGTCCCGTCGCCTACGTGCAGCCGCGTGCCGATCTCGATACCATGGCCTATGGCCAGCCCTACAGCGCACCGCAGCCGGTCGTCGTCGCCAACAGCGGCGGCGGCGCCATCGCCGCGCTCAGCAATTCGTTTGCCGCCTCGCCTGTGCCGATGCCGGTCGGCTATGCCGCGCCGATGGCGCCGGTCCGCTATGACGCCTCCTACCACCTCGACGCCGGCGACAAGCTGCGCGTCGTGGTCTACGGCCAGGAAGGTCTCACCAACAGCTACGCCATCGATGCCGGCGGCTCCATCACCATGCCGCTGATCGGCGCGGTGCCCGCACGCGGCCGCACCACCGCAGGCCTTGCCGGCGAGATCGCCGCGCGCCTGCGTAACGGCTACATCCGCGAGCCTTCGGTCGCCGTCGAGATCGATACTTATCGCCCGTTCTTCATTCTCGGCGAAGTCTCCGCGCCTGGCCAGTATCCGTATGTGCCGAACATGACGGTCGAAAGCGCCGTCGCCATCGCCGGCGGCTTCTCGCCGCGCGCCAAGCGCGATGTCGTCACCGTCACGCACACCGATGCCGGCGGCGCAATGCGCGCCGTCGTCCCGCTCGGCACGCCGCTCGCGCCGGGCGACACCGTGTTCGTCGGCGAGCGCTGGTTCTAG
- a CDS encoding peptide-methionine (S)-S-oxide reductase: MRQSNDIGTQYRSTVYTYSDAQKPAANEGVSYPPLEGEGRFA; encoded by the coding sequence ATGCGCCAGAGCAACGACATCGGCACGCAGTACCGCAGCACGGTCTACACTTACTCCGATGCGCAGAAGCCAGCCGCGAACGAGGGTGTCTCTTACCCTCCTCTGGAGGGGGAGGGTCGCTTCGCATGA
- the rpsT gene encoding 30S ribosomal protein S20 yields the protein MANTTSAKKATRKIARRTAVNKSRRTQMRGAVRTVEEAIKTGDRAAAVKALANAEPALMRAAQRNIIHKNNASRKVSRLTAQIAKLAK from the coding sequence ATGGCCAATACCACCTCCGCCAAGAAAGCGACGCGCAAGATCGCCCGTCGCACCGCCGTCAACAAGTCGCGCCGCACCCAGATGCGCGGCGCCGTTCGCACCGTCGAGGAAGCCATCAAGACCGGCGACCGTGCCGCGGCCGTGAAGGCGCTGGCGAATGCCGAGCCCGCTTTGATGCGCGCTGCCCAGCGCAACATCATTCACAAGAACAACGCCAGCCGCAAAGTCTCGCGCCTCACCGCGCAGATCGCCAAGCTCGCCAAGTAA